One genomic region from Amaranthus tricolor cultivar Red isolate AtriRed21 chromosome 12, ASM2621246v1, whole genome shotgun sequence encodes:
- the LOC130796834 gene encoding O-fucosyltransferase 20-like has product MGKPRRLSYIAVPSQIINSLSSSSLNSLLESPKKSSKRGKKFVLCSNLIKRPTLCFLTLIFVVGFFGLIKLYFNLNLEPLTQLFPTPCNQLDTVKSNNGIMLAQEEQLGLNKSMRRLSEDKNIKMVNEKENEEASSTFWKQPDSFGYKPCLTFSQEYKKTSPDILKDRTKYLMVVVSGGMNQQRNQIVDAVVIARILGAALVVPVLQVNIIWGDESEFSDIFDLEHFKKTLADDVRIVSSLPSTHLRTKPPEESQTPFDASPRWIRQHYHGKLRRYGVLLLRGLDSRLSKDLPSDLQKLRCKVAFHALKFAPHILHIGNKIAERMSHKGPYIALHLRMEKDVWIRTGCSPGLSTEYDDMIENERKQRPKLLTAKSNMTSHDRKLAGLCPLNALEVARLLKALGAPESARIYWAGGDPFGGKDALLPLTAEFPHFYNKEDLARPGELAPFANRASFMAAIDFIVCEKSDVFLASHGGNMGHAIQGFRAYAGHKKLITPNKRHMLPYFLNTSLPETEFNKIVKELHRDSLGQPEFRTSKPDRDVTKYPVPECMCNTSDIHSSA; this is encoded by the exons ATGGGGAAGCCAAGGAGGCTATCTTACATAGCAGTACCATCCCAAATCATAAACTCCCTCTCTTCGTCTTCCCTCAATTCTCTACTCGAGTCTCCGAAGAAATCTTCCAAGAGAGGAAAGAAGTTTGTTCTATGCAGCAACCTGATTAAGAGGCCAACCTTGTGTTTTTTGACACTAATTTTCGTCGTAGGATTTTTTGGCCTTATAAAACTCTACTTTAACCTCAATTTAGAGCCATTGACACAGTTGTTCCCTACCCCATGTAATCAGTTAGATACAGTTAAGTCAAACAATGGGATTATGCTTGCACAAGAAGAGCAGCTCGGGCTTAACAAGAGTATGCGCCGATTATCAGAAGACAAGAACATAAAAATGGTGAACGAGAAGGAAAATGAAGAGGCTTCTAGCACTTTCTGGAAGCAACCGGATAGTTTTGGGTATAAACCGTGTCTAACATTCAGCCAAGAATATAAGAAGACAAGTCCAGATATCCTTAAGGACAGGACTAAATACTTGATGGTGGTTGTAAGTGGTGGGATGAATCAACAACGGAATCAGATTGTTGATGCTGTTGTAATTGCTCGAATTCTTGGAGCTGCACTTGTTGTTCCTGTTCTTCAAGTTAACATCATATGGGGAGATGAGAG TGAATTCTCGGATATATTCGATTTAGAGCACTTTAAGAAAACGCTTGCAGATGATGTACGAATTGTTTCATCACTTCCATCAACACACTTGAGGACCAAACCACCCGAGGAGAGTCAAACTCCCTTCGATGCCTCCCCACGATGGATCCGCCAACATTACCATGGAAAG CTCAGAAGATATGGGGTTTTGCTGTTACGTGGTCTAGATTCAAGGCTGTCGAAGGATCTCCCATCCGATCTGCAGAAGCTACGCTGCAAG GTCGCCTTTCATGCCCTCAAGTTTGCCCCCCACATTTTACACATCGGTAACAAGATTGCTGAAAGGATGAGCCACAAAGGCCCTTATATAGCTCTCCATCTGCGCATGGAGAAAGATGTTTGGATTAGAACTGGGTGTTCACCGGGTTTGAGTACAGAATATGATGACATGATCGAAAATGAAAGGAAGCAGCGGCCTAAGCTTCTTACTGCCAAGTCCAATATGACTTCCCATGACCGAAAGCTTGCTGGTCTTTGCCCGTTAAATGCACTAGAAGTTGCTCG CTTGCTTAAAGCACTTGGTGCGCCCGAAAGTGCAAGAATATATTGGGCCGGAGGAGACCCTTTTGGTGGTAAAGATGCCTTGCTTCCTCTCACTGCAGAGTTTCCTCACTTTTATAACAAAGAAGATCTTGCACGTCCTGGTGAATTAGCGCCATTCGCAAATCGAGCTTCCTTCATGGCAGCTATCGATTTTATAGTTTGTGAGAAGAGTGATGTATTCTTAGCCTCCCATGGCGGAAACATGGGACATGCGATCCAG GGATTTAGGGCTTACGCAGGGCACAAAAAGCTTATAACACCTAATAAAAGACACATGTTGCCGTACTTTCTGAATACGTCTCTACCAGAAACGGAGTTCAACAAAATCGTAAAAGAGCTCCATCGAGACTCTTTAGGACAACCCGAATTCAGGACAAGCAAACCCGATAGAGATGTTACAAAGTATCCTGTGCCGGAGTGCATGTGCAATACTTCAGACATACATTCTTCCGCTTAA